A stretch of the Amycolatopsis sp. BJA-103 genome encodes the following:
- a CDS encoding FadR/GntR family transcriptional regulator produces the protein MPEALSRLNRAKLYEQVVERIKAHVEESGLHAGDKLPSERDLAERLGVSRASVKQAIVVLEVQGLLESRHGGGTYLRNDLLDVEPVDVLVARRSRLPEVLEAREAMETKLAELAALRRTDADLAAIDAALAFMTTEIDEGGHGAEGDRRFHEAITAAANNGLLAEFMRSIDAQIAESRTESLRQPGRPSRSLGQHRKIADAIRDGDPKAAASAMRRHVQTVSKVRLLSWDPQSD, from the coding sequence GTGCCGGAGGCGTTGAGCCGGTTGAACCGGGCGAAGCTCTACGAGCAGGTCGTCGAGCGGATCAAGGCGCACGTCGAGGAATCCGGTCTGCACGCGGGCGACAAGCTCCCGAGCGAACGCGACCTCGCCGAGCGGCTCGGCGTCAGCCGCGCGTCGGTCAAACAGGCCATCGTCGTCCTGGAGGTGCAGGGACTGCTCGAGTCCCGCCACGGCGGGGGCACCTACCTGCGCAACGACCTTCTGGACGTCGAGCCGGTCGACGTCCTCGTCGCCCGGCGCAGCAGGCTTCCGGAGGTACTCGAAGCCCGCGAAGCGATGGAGACCAAGCTCGCGGAACTCGCCGCGCTGCGGCGGACCGACGCGGACCTCGCCGCCATCGACGCCGCGCTGGCCTTCATGACGACCGAGATCGACGAGGGCGGGCACGGTGCCGAAGGCGATCGCCGGTTCCACGAAGCGATCACCGCCGCCGCGAACAACGGTCTCCTCGCCGAGTTCATGCGCTCGATCGACGCACAGATCGCGGAAAGCCGCACCGAGTCCCTGCGTCAGCCCGGCAGGCCGTCGCGATCGCTCGGCCAGCACCGGAAGATCGCCGATGCCATCCGCGACGGCGATCCGAAGGCGGCCGCGAGCGCGATGCGCCGGCACGTCCAGACGGTCAGCAAGGTCCGGCTGCTGTCCTGGGACCCGCAGAGCGATTAG
- a CDS encoding SLC13 family permease — translation MSAQLISILVLVVIFALATTRSINMGALAFAGAFLVGTLAGGLDTDGIFAGFPGDIFVVLVGVTYLFAIARANGTTDWLVAAAVRLVGGRIALIPWVMFVVTGALTAIGAVSPAACAIVAPIALGFAARYRISPLLMGAMVVHGAQGGGFSPISVYGSIVNGIVERNNLAGSPVVLFFASLGMNLAIAAVLFVVLGGTRLRRRQVVTAGGAGVETDEEPLPHEQRIPLDGPKIVTLTGLIALVVGTLVFDLDPGLTAITVAVLLSVVWPKTSRSAVSEITWPTVLLICGVLTYVAVLKEIGTIDYVGNAVTTVGIPLLAALLLCYIGGVVSAFASSVGLMGALIPLAVPFLAQGTIGPVGMIAALAVSATMVDVSPFSTNGALVLANAKDVDRDKFFKQLLVYGALVVAVVPLIAWLVFVVPNWG, via the coding sequence ATGTCCGCCCAGCTGATCTCGATCCTCGTCCTCGTGGTGATCTTCGCCCTCGCCACGACTCGCTCGATCAACATGGGGGCGCTCGCCTTCGCCGGCGCGTTCCTCGTCGGCACCCTCGCCGGCGGGCTGGACACCGACGGCATCTTCGCCGGTTTCCCCGGCGACATCTTCGTGGTGCTGGTGGGGGTCACCTACCTGTTCGCCATCGCGCGGGCCAACGGCACCACCGACTGGCTGGTGGCCGCGGCCGTCCGGCTCGTCGGCGGCCGTATCGCGCTCATCCCGTGGGTGATGTTCGTGGTCACCGGCGCGCTGACCGCGATCGGCGCGGTCAGCCCGGCGGCCTGTGCGATCGTCGCGCCGATCGCCCTCGGTTTCGCCGCCCGCTACCGGATCAGCCCGCTGCTCATGGGCGCGATGGTGGTGCACGGAGCGCAGGGCGGCGGGTTTTCGCCGATCAGCGTCTACGGCTCGATCGTCAACGGGATCGTCGAACGCAACAACCTCGCGGGCAGCCCCGTGGTGCTGTTCTTCGCGAGCCTGGGCATGAACCTCGCCATCGCGGCCGTCCTCTTCGTCGTGCTCGGCGGGACCAGACTGCGGCGCCGCCAGGTCGTGACCGCGGGCGGCGCGGGAGTGGAGACCGACGAGGAACCGTTGCCGCACGAGCAGCGGATTCCCTTGGACGGCCCCAAGATCGTCACGCTGACCGGGCTGATCGCGCTCGTGGTCGGCACCCTCGTGTTCGACCTCGATCCGGGCCTGACCGCCATCACCGTCGCCGTCCTGCTGAGCGTCGTGTGGCCCAAGACCAGCCGTTCCGCCGTCTCCGAGATCACCTGGCCGACCGTGCTGCTGATCTGCGGCGTGCTGACCTATGTGGCCGTGCTGAAGGAGATCGGCACCATCGACTACGTGGGCAACGCGGTCACCACCGTGGGGATCCCGCTGCTCGCCGCGCTTCTGCTCTGCTACATCGGCGGTGTCGTCTCCGCGTTCGCGTCCTCGGTCGGGCTGATGGGCGCGCTCATCCCGCTCGCCGTGCCGTTCCTGGCCCAGGGCACGATCGGGCCGGTCGGCATGATCGCCGCGCTCGCGGTCTCGGCGACGATGGTGGACGTCAGCCCGTTCTCCACCAACGGCGCGCTCGTCCTCGCCAACGCGAAGGACGTCGACCGGGACAAGTTCTTCAAACAGCTGCTGGTCTACGGGGCGCTCGTGGTGGCCGTCGTGCCGCTGATCGCCTGGCTCGTGTTCGTCGTGCCCAACTGGGGCTGA
- a CDS encoding M15 family metallopeptidase, whose product MKEFVLAVITRVLAVLLLIPAWLRSPGHAKRLACGWALSLRFPAEDLAGLTGGTLAAFTAARTEAFWRHRTLLGLTSGHRDAAEQHRLFLDEARRDGKRVLPPQDSAHVRGTALDVRPREGAQWLEDHGARFALYRIYDNEWWHFEHRPGEAPPARLPYPGWQVGVTR is encoded by the coding sequence ATGAAGGAATTCGTTCTCGCGGTGATCACCCGCGTCCTCGCGGTCTTGCTGCTGATCCCGGCGTGGCTGCGCTCCCCCGGCCACGCCAAGCGGCTCGCCTGCGGATGGGCGCTGTCGCTGCGGTTCCCCGCCGAAGACCTGGCCGGGCTCACCGGCGGAACCCTCGCCGCGTTCACCGCCGCCAGGACCGAAGCCTTCTGGCGGCACCGGACCCTGCTCGGCCTCACGTCGGGTCACCGCGATGCCGCCGAGCAGCATCGCCTGTTCCTCGACGAGGCCAGGCGGGACGGGAAACGCGTCCTGCCGCCGCAGGATTCGGCGCACGTCCGGGGTACCGCGCTGGACGTCCGGCCGCGCGAGGGCGCGCAGTGGCTGGAAGACCACGGCGCCCGCTTCGCGCTCTACCGGATCTACGACAACGAGTGGTGGCATTTCGAGCACCGGCCCGGGGAAGCCCCGCCCGCCCGGCTGCCGTATCCCGGCTGGCAGGTGGGAGTCACGCGGTGA
- a CDS encoding SGNH/GDSL hydrolase family protein: MFKRIPVAVLTAVALALLIAPPAQAAGAARYVAMGSSFAAGPGIPPQRPGTPAACGRSTKNYASLVAEERGFALTDVTCSGATTANILTAGQAGQPPQIEAVTPDTRLVTVTIGGNDVGYVGSLFTYACQNTGGANCGQVDQDAVRAALATVHEKIGAVVAAVHQRAPRARVLVVDYLTIVPRTPPACDGVPLTPAQLVFEREVADRLAAATRRAARTERATLVPAAAASAHHDGCAATPWMERYATSPGRVPYHPNEAGMAAVANLITARLR, from the coding sequence ATGTTCAAGCGGATACCCGTCGCGGTGCTCACCGCGGTCGCGCTCGCCCTCCTGATCGCTCCACCCGCCCAAGCCGCCGGCGCCGCCCGCTATGTCGCGATGGGCAGTTCTTTCGCGGCGGGGCCGGGAATCCCGCCGCAGCGGCCGGGGACGCCGGCGGCGTGCGGACGGTCGACGAAGAACTACGCGAGTCTCGTGGCCGAGGAGCGCGGATTCGCCCTCACCGACGTCACCTGCAGCGGCGCGACCACCGCGAACATCCTCACCGCCGGGCAGGCCGGCCAGCCGCCGCAGATCGAGGCCGTCACACCGGACACCCGGCTCGTGACGGTCACCATCGGCGGCAACGACGTCGGCTACGTCGGCAGCCTGTTCACCTACGCCTGCCAGAACACCGGCGGCGCGAACTGCGGCCAGGTCGACCAGGACGCCGTCCGCGCGGCGCTCGCCACGGTGCACGAGAAGATCGGCGCCGTCGTCGCCGCGGTCCACCAGCGCGCGCCGCGGGCCCGGGTGCTGGTCGTCGACTACCTGACGATCGTGCCGCGCACCCCTCCCGCCTGCGACGGAGTGCCGCTCACCCCGGCACAACTGGTCTTCGAACGCGAGGTCGCGGACAGGCTCGCGGCGGCGACCCGGCGGGCGGCGCGCACCGAGCGGGCCACCCTGGTCCCGGCGGCCGCCGCGAGCGCGCACCACGACGGCTGCGCCGCGACTCCCTGGATGGAGCGGTACGCGACCTCGCCGGGACGCGTTCCCTACCACCCGAACGAGGCCGGGATGGCGGCCGTCGCGAACCTGATCACCGCACGGCTCCGCTAG
- a CDS encoding helix-turn-helix domain-containing protein, translating to MSTVALAATDGMLQFELAIAQEVFGSGLPGYDGSWYELTVCGPAPVKVGRFLLEPDHGLDRLVRADTVIVPGWADIDVDPPADLVDAVRAAHEAGARVASLCTGAFVLAAAGLLDGRRATTHWAHTDVLAARHPLVEVDPDVLYVDNGSVLTSAGKAAAMDLCLHLVRSDHGSAVANTVARRLVVPPHRAGGQAQFVTAPVPEQDHHPLGGLLPWVTERLDRPLTVEDLARHANMSSRNLARHFRSATGTTPLRWLLIQRIRRAQELLERTDDSVDLIAEATGMGTATTLRRHFNRTVGVPPDSYRRTFRAQAASGAVR from the coding sequence ATGAGCACGGTCGCCCTCGCCGCCACCGACGGCATGCTGCAGTTCGAGCTCGCCATCGCCCAGGAGGTCTTCGGTTCGGGCCTGCCGGGCTACGACGGCTCCTGGTACGAGCTCACCGTCTGCGGTCCGGCCCCGGTGAAGGTCGGCCGGTTCCTCCTCGAACCGGATCACGGCCTCGACAGGCTCGTGCGCGCCGACACCGTCATCGTCCCCGGTTGGGCCGACATCGACGTCGACCCGCCCGCCGACCTCGTCGACGCCGTCCGAGCCGCCCACGAAGCGGGCGCACGGGTGGCGTCCCTCTGCACCGGTGCCTTCGTCCTGGCGGCCGCCGGTCTCCTCGACGGCCGCCGCGCGACGACGCACTGGGCGCACACCGACGTCCTCGCCGCCCGCCATCCGCTGGTGGAGGTCGATCCGGACGTCCTCTACGTCGACAACGGCAGCGTGCTGACCTCGGCGGGCAAGGCCGCGGCGATGGACCTGTGCCTGCATCTGGTCCGCTCCGACCACGGTTCGGCGGTCGCGAACACCGTCGCCCGCCGCCTGGTCGTCCCACCGCACCGCGCGGGCGGGCAAGCCCAGTTCGTCACCGCCCCGGTTCCCGAGCAGGACCACCATCCGCTCGGCGGCCTGCTGCCCTGGGTGACCGAACGGCTGGACCGGCCGCTGACCGTCGAAGACCTCGCCCGGCACGCCAACATGAGTTCCCGCAACCTCGCGCGGCACTTCCGGTCGGCGACCGGGACGACCCCGTTGCGCTGGCTGCTGATCCAGCGCATCCGCCGCGCGCAGGAACTCCTGGAGCGGACCGACGACAGCGTCGACCTCATCGCGGAGGCCACCGGGATGGGCACAGCCACGACACTCCGACGGCATTTCAACCGGACCGTCGGAGTGCCGCCGGACAGCTACCGCCGCACCTTCCGGGCTCAGGCGGCTAGCGGAGCCGTGCGGTGA
- a CDS encoding IclR family transcriptional regulator — MPGNLSTPGASVTSRAFALLGAFDVDHRELSLTELANRAGLPLPTAHRLARELVGLDALERREDRYAIGRRLWNLGLLAPVQFELRQVAAPFLQDLYGATGATVHLGERDGGQVLYLDRLSGNASVPVVSRIGGRLPLHATGVGKVLLAWAPEDVQRQVLASLTRITPYTITQPGRLREQLRRIRREGYAQTVEEMSQGACSVAVPIRPSTGGDVVAALGLVIPDLSRGRARLVSALQVAAAGIGRSLRVSLSGSER, encoded by the coding sequence ATGCCTGGGAACCTCTCCACGCCGGGAGCCAGTGTCACCTCGCGGGCGTTCGCGCTGCTCGGCGCCTTCGACGTCGACCACCGCGAGCTGTCCCTGACCGAACTCGCGAACCGTGCCGGTCTGCCGTTGCCCACCGCGCACCGGCTCGCCCGCGAACTCGTGGGCCTGGACGCGCTGGAACGGCGCGAGGATCGCTACGCCATCGGCAGACGGCTGTGGAATCTCGGCCTGCTCGCCCCCGTCCAGTTCGAACTGCGGCAGGTCGCGGCCCCCTTCCTCCAGGATCTCTACGGCGCGACCGGTGCCACCGTGCATCTCGGCGAGCGGGACGGCGGGCAGGTGCTCTACCTCGACCGGCTGTCCGGGAACGCGTCGGTGCCGGTGGTCAGCCGGATCGGCGGGCGGCTGCCGCTGCACGCCACCGGGGTCGGGAAGGTCCTGCTGGCCTGGGCTCCGGAGGACGTCCAGCGGCAGGTGCTCGCCTCGCTGACCCGCATCACGCCGTACACCATCACACAGCCCGGGCGGCTGCGTGAGCAGTTGCGGCGCATCCGCCGCGAGGGCTACGCGCAGACCGTCGAGGAGATGAGCCAGGGTGCTTGCTCGGTCGCCGTCCCGATCCGGCCGTCCACCGGCGGCGACGTCGTCGCGGCGCTCGGCCTGGTCATCCCGGATCTGAGCCGCGGCCGGGCACGGCTGGTATCCGCGCTCCAGGTGGCGGCCGCCGGCATCGGCCGGAGCCTGCGAGTTTCACTGAGCGGAAGCGAACGCTAG
- a CDS encoding acyl-CoA synthetase, producing MLSGLFAGNDRVALRFGAESLTYGELAAVSGSVAAGLAGRERVAVWATPTLRTCVAIVAALTAGVPVVPINPKAGSRELAHIVADSEPDLVLAAPDAVLPAELGALPRRSVELDASGTPWQGDEPDPETPAFVIYTSGTTGPPKGVLLPRRAVASNLDALAGIWGWTDADVLVHALPLFHVHGLILGVVGPLRRGGSLHHLGRFSSEAAAKELAGPGTMLFGVPTMYHRLAADCEADPALAAGVGAARLLVSGSAALPASDHERIAAATGQRVAERYGMTETLMNCGVHATGDRRPGSVGPPVPGVELRLVDDSGEPLYGDTVGEIEVRGPNLFLGYLNRPEATEAALHDGWFRTGDMAVRDPDGYVRIVGRRATDLIKSGGYKIGAGEIENALLEHPGVAEAAVTGEPDEDLGERIVAWIVPDGVRPTAGELADHVAGLLSPHKRPRVVRYLEALPRNEMGKVLKRALRG from the coding sequence ATGCTGTCAGGACTGTTCGCCGGGAACGATCGCGTCGCCCTGCGGTTCGGTGCGGAATCCCTGACCTACGGCGAACTCGCGGCCGTCTCGGGATCGGTCGCCGCCGGGCTGGCCGGTCGTGAGCGGGTCGCCGTATGGGCGACACCGACGCTGCGGACCTGCGTCGCGATCGTCGCCGCGCTGACCGCCGGGGTGCCGGTGGTGCCGATCAACCCGAAGGCCGGATCGCGCGAACTCGCGCATATCGTCGCCGACAGCGAGCCCGACCTGGTGCTGGCCGCGCCGGACGCCGTGCTGCCCGCGGAACTCGGGGCGCTGCCTCGGCGTTCGGTCGAGCTGGACGCTTCGGGCACGCCGTGGCAAGGCGACGAGCCGGATCCGGAGACGCCCGCGTTCGTCATCTACACCTCGGGGACCACCGGGCCGCCGAAGGGAGTCCTGCTCCCGCGACGGGCGGTGGCGTCGAATCTCGACGCGCTCGCCGGGATCTGGGGCTGGACCGACGCCGACGTCCTCGTGCACGCCCTCCCGCTCTTCCATGTGCACGGCCTGATCCTGGGCGTGGTCGGCCCGCTGCGGCGGGGTGGCTCACTGCATCATCTCGGCCGGTTCAGCAGTGAAGCGGCCGCGAAGGAACTCGCCGGTCCGGGCACGATGCTCTTCGGTGTCCCGACCATGTACCACCGGCTGGCGGCCGATTGCGAAGCCGATCCCGCGCTGGCCGCGGGAGTGGGCGCGGCGCGGCTGCTCGTTTCGGGTTCCGCGGCCCTGCCCGCGTCCGATCACGAGCGGATCGCCGCCGCGACCGGGCAGCGCGTGGCCGAGCGCTACGGCATGACCGAGACGCTGATGAACTGCGGCGTCCACGCCACGGGCGATCGTCGGCCCGGTTCGGTCGGCCCGCCGGTGCCCGGCGTCGAACTGCGTCTCGTCGACGATTCCGGAGAACCGCTCTACGGTGACACGGTGGGGGAGATCGAGGTCCGCGGCCCGAACCTGTTCCTCGGCTATCTGAACCGGCCGGAGGCCACCGAAGCCGCGCTGCACGACGGATGGTTCCGTACCGGTGACATGGCGGTGCGCGATCCGGACGGCTACGTGCGGATCGTGGGCCGCCGCGCCACCGACCTGATCAAGAGCGGCGGTTACAAGATCGGCGCGGGGGAGATCGAGAACGCGTTGCTGGAGCATCCCGGGGTGGCCGAGGCGGCCGTCACCGGGGAACCGGACGAGGACCTCGGCGAGCGCATCGTCGCCTGGATCGTCCCCGACGGGGTCAGGCCGACGGCGGGCGAACTCGCCGACCACGTCGCCGGTCTGCTCTCGCCGCACAAACGGCCGCGGGTGGTCCGTTACCTGGAAGCCTTGCCGCGCAACGAGATGGGCAAGGTCCTCAAGCGGGCACTCCGTGGTTGA
- a CDS encoding FAD-binding protein — MRETNWAGNLTFTAERILRPRTVEQVQDAVAGATAIKALGSRHCFNDLADCPGGVQLDLSALDTEAVLDAESATISVPAAARYGDIAVQVHAAGFALANLASLPHCTVAGTVATATHGSGRRNQSLASAVSGLELVTANGDLRTYEGHEGVVVGLGALGVVTRLTLDLVPSFDLRQDVFDGLPWESAYEHFEEIQDAGYSVSLFTNWARDEIDQVWVKGPGRPGADFLGAKAADGPRHPAHAAGIPAGNCTRQLGVAGPWHERIPHFRLDFTPSVGNELQTEYFVPVRHAVAAMEAMRGIGHRLAPVLLTSEIRTVAGDDLWLSPFHGGDRVALHFTWQPDEDAVRALLPVMEERLAPFEVRPHWGKLFHQAADYPKLADFRALAVELDPDGKFRTPFVRRNVFGER, encoded by the coding sequence GTGCGCGAGACGAACTGGGCGGGAAATCTGACCTTCACCGCGGAACGGATCCTTCGTCCGCGCACGGTCGAACAGGTCCAGGACGCGGTCGCCGGAGCTACAGCGATCAAGGCGCTCGGCAGCAGGCACTGCTTCAACGACCTCGCGGACTGTCCGGGCGGTGTCCAGCTCGACCTGTCCGCGCTCGACACCGAGGCGGTACTCGACGCGGAGTCCGCGACGATCTCGGTGCCCGCCGCGGCGCGCTATGGCGACATCGCCGTTCAGGTGCACGCGGCCGGATTCGCGCTGGCCAACCTCGCCTCACTGCCTCATTGCACGGTGGCGGGCACCGTCGCGACGGCGACCCATGGATCCGGACGGCGTAACCAGAGCCTCGCGTCGGCAGTGTCCGGTTTGGAGCTGGTCACCGCGAATGGCGACCTGCGGACCTACGAAGGGCACGAGGGCGTGGTCGTCGGGCTCGGCGCGCTGGGTGTGGTGACCCGGCTGACCCTCGACTTGGTGCCGTCCTTCGACCTCCGCCAGGACGTCTTCGACGGTCTGCCCTGGGAGTCGGCCTACGAGCATTTCGAAGAGATCCAGGACGCGGGGTACAGCGTCAGCCTGTTCACGAACTGGGCCCGCGACGAGATCGACCAGGTCTGGGTCAAGGGGCCGGGACGGCCGGGCGCCGACTTCCTCGGTGCGAAGGCGGCGGACGGGCCGCGGCATCCGGCGCACGCGGCGGGGATCCCGGCGGGCAACTGCACGCGGCAACTCGGGGTGGCGGGGCCGTGGCACGAACGGATCCCGCATTTCCGCCTGGACTTCACGCCCAGCGTCGGGAACGAGCTGCAGACCGAGTACTTCGTGCCCGTCCGGCACGCCGTCGCCGCGATGGAGGCGATGCGCGGGATCGGGCACCGGCTGGCGCCCGTCCTGCTCACCTCGGAGATCCGCACGGTCGCGGGGGACGACCTGTGGCTCAGCCCGTTCCACGGCGGCGACCGGGTGGCACTGCACTTCACCTGGCAGCCGGACGAGGACGCGGTTCGCGCCCTGCTCCCGGTGATGGAGGAACGCTTGGCGCCCTTCGAGGTCCGGCCGCACTGGGGGAAGCTCTTCCATCAGGCGGCGGACTACCCGAAGCTGGCCGATTTCCGGGCGCTGGCCGTCGAACTCGACCCGGACGGCAAGTTCCGGACCCCGTTCGTCCGGCGGAACGTGTTCGGGGAGCGCTAG
- a CDS encoding saccharopine dehydrogenase family protein, producing MGTGYDVAVFGAYGHTGRFVVAELRERGFGVLAVGRDEAKLRGLPWPDLEIRQASVYDPASLDRAFEDADAVINAAGPFADTAAPVIEAALRAGVPYLDVAAELEANIDTFAKFGDRAEGATVIPAMAFFGGLGDLLVTAAMGDWTSADEAHIAYALSSWHPTEGTRAAGKVSRERRNGRRIRFSGGRIEHRDDALPALDWDFPAPLGTRAVLGEFTMADVVTVPSHLAIPEVTTYMTVNAASEVMTPETPAPAADGPSAQTFVVDVVVRSGGAERRIVAQGQDIYAITAPLVVEAVQRVLDGRTKATGVVSAGEVFDAADFLAALAPRVTVTA from the coding sequence ATGGGTACGGGGTATGACGTCGCGGTGTTCGGGGCCTACGGGCACACCGGCCGGTTCGTGGTGGCGGAGCTGCGCGAGCGGGGCTTCGGGGTGCTGGCGGTCGGCCGCGACGAAGCGAAACTGCGCGGCCTTCCTTGGCCGGACCTGGAGATCCGGCAGGCCTCGGTCTACGACCCGGCTTCGCTCGACCGTGCCTTCGAGGACGCGGACGCGGTGATCAACGCCGCCGGGCCGTTCGCCGACACCGCCGCTCCGGTGATCGAAGCGGCGCTGCGGGCGGGCGTCCCGTACCTGGACGTGGCCGCGGAGCTCGAAGCGAACATCGACACCTTCGCGAAGTTCGGCGACCGGGCCGAGGGGGCGACGGTGATCCCGGCGATGGCGTTCTTCGGCGGGCTCGGCGACCTGCTGGTCACCGCCGCGATGGGCGACTGGACGTCGGCCGACGAAGCGCACATCGCCTACGCGCTGAGCAGCTGGCATCCGACGGAGGGGACCCGCGCGGCGGGCAAGGTCTCGCGGGAGCGCCGCAACGGTCGGCGGATCCGCTTCTCCGGCGGCCGGATCGAACACCGTGACGACGCGCTGCCCGCCCTGGACTGGGATTTCCCCGCGCCGCTCGGGACCCGCGCCGTGCTCGGCGAGTTCACGATGGCCGACGTCGTCACCGTCCCGAGCCACCTCGCCATCCCCGAAGTGACCACGTACATGACGGTGAACGCGGCCAGTGAGGTGATGACGCCCGAGACCCCGGCGCCCGCGGCGGACGGCCCGTCCGCGCAGACGTTCGTGGTCGACGTCGTCGTGCGGTCCGGTGGTGCGGAACGGCGGATCGTCGCCCAGGGCCAGGACATCTACGCGATCACCGCGCCGCTGGTGGTGGAGGCGGTGCAGCGGGTGCTCGACGGGCGGACCAAGGCGACCGGCGTCGTCTCGGCGGGAGAGGTCTTCGACGCGGCGGACTTCCTGGCGGCGCTGGCTCCCCGGGTGACCGTCACCGCGTGA
- a CDS encoding SLC13 family permease, whose translation MVSIALLLVVLAFAVIRPRGLPEAVAAVPAAVIVLAVGAISVPDALDEVARLAPVVGFLAAVLVLARLCDDEGLFQAAGTLMARFSRGKPRRLLPAVFVVAAAVTVVLSLDATVVLLTPVVFATAARMGARAKPHAYACTHLANSASLLLPVSNLTNLLAVAATGISFLRFTALMTLPWLAAVLTEYLVFRRFFAADLAAKPRGGKEVPAGKVPTFVLVVLGLTLAGFVVTSLLDLSPAWAAFAGAAVLACRALAQRRTSPAAIVRSASIPFLAFVLALAIVVRAVVDNGLDEALSHLVPTSSTFLGLLGAAAVAAVLANLINNLPAVLVLLPLAAVGGTPVVLAVLIGVNLGPNLTYVGSLATLLWRRILHRHDTRADLGEFTRLGLLTVPASIVLAVAGLWVGLALLP comes from the coding sequence ATGGTGTCCATCGCGCTCCTGCTGGTCGTCCTGGCCTTCGCGGTGATCCGGCCACGCGGTCTGCCGGAGGCCGTCGCCGCCGTTCCCGCCGCCGTGATCGTGCTGGCGGTCGGGGCGATCTCGGTTCCCGACGCCCTCGACGAGGTGGCCAGACTCGCCCCCGTCGTCGGTTTCCTCGCCGCGGTGCTCGTTCTGGCCCGCTTGTGCGACGACGAAGGGCTGTTCCAAGCGGCCGGGACGCTCATGGCCCGGTTCAGCCGGGGAAAGCCGCGGCGGCTGCTGCCCGCGGTGTTCGTCGTGGCGGCGGCCGTCACCGTCGTGCTCAGTCTCGACGCCACCGTCGTCCTGCTGACCCCGGTCGTGTTCGCCACCGCCGCGCGGATGGGCGCGCGGGCCAAACCGCACGCCTACGCCTGCACGCATCTGGCGAACTCGGCTTCGTTGCTGCTGCCGGTGTCCAATCTGACCAATCTGCTCGCCGTCGCCGCGACCGGTATCTCGTTCCTCCGGTTCACCGCGCTGATGACCTTGCCCTGGCTCGCGGCGGTCCTCACCGAGTACCTGGTGTTCCGCCGGTTCTTCGCCGCCGACCTCGCGGCGAAGCCTCGCGGAGGAAAAGAGGTCCCGGCCGGGAAGGTCCCCACGTTCGTCCTGGTCGTCCTCGGCCTCACGCTGGCCGGGTTCGTGGTCACGTCGCTGCTGGATCTCAGCCCCGCTTGGGCCGCGTTCGCCGGTGCCGCCGTCCTGGCCTGCCGCGCCCTCGCGCAACGGCGGACCTCCCCCGCCGCGATCGTGCGCTCGGCGAGCATCCCCTTCCTCGCGTTCGTGCTCGCACTGGCGATCGTGGTCCGCGCCGTCGTCGACAATGGACTGGACGAGGCGCTCAGCCACCTCGTGCCGACGTCCAGCACCTTCCTCGGGCTGCTCGGCGCCGCCGCGGTGGCGGCCGTGCTCGCCAACCTGATCAACAACCTGCCCGCGGTGCTCGTGCTGCTGCCGCTCGCCGCCGTGGGCGGGACGCCGGTGGTGCTGGCCGTGCTGATCGGGGTCAACCTCGGCCCGAACCTCACCTACGTCGGCTCGCTGGCCACGCTGTTGTGGCGGCGGATCCTGCACCGGCACGACACCCGGGCCGATCTGGGCGAGTTCACCCGGCTCGGGCTGCTCACCGTCCCGGCGTCCATCGTGCTCGCCGTCGCCGGGCTTTGGGTCGGGCTGGCTCTCCTGCCCTGA